CGACGGGCTGCGGGACCTGCTCGATCCGAAACACGAAGCCAACGTGGAGAAACCGACGTGATCATCCGTGAGTGAACTCCTCTCAGTCGAGAACCTGCACACCCAGTTCGATAGCTACGACGGCGCCGTCCGCGCCGTCGACGGCGCCACCTTCACCGTCGACGAGGGCGAGATCGTCGGTATCGTCGGCGAGAGCGGCTGCGGCAAGTCCGTCACCGCCAGATCGATCGTCGGCCTCGAGGACCCGGGCGAGGTCGTCGCGGGCTCGATCGAGCTGGCCGGCACCGAAGTGACGACCGCGAGCGAGCGCCAGCTCCGCCGGCTCCGCGGGGAGACGGTCTCGATGGCGTTCCAGGACCCGACCGAGACGCTGAACCCCGTCTTCGACGTCGGCGAGCAGATCGCCGAGGCGCTGAAGGTCCACGACGACGACCGCCAGCGTCTGCGCGAGTACCTCCACGCGCCACTGTTCGGCAACCGTTCGGACTGGGCGGCAAAGCGCGAGCGCGCGGTCGAACTGATGGAGCAGGTCGGAATCGCGAGTCCCGAGGACCGGGTCGACGCCTACCCCCACGAGCTCTCGGGCGGGATGCGCCAGCGGGCCGGCCTCGCGATCGCGCTGGCCTCGGAACCCGAACTATTGATCGCCGACGAACCGACGACGGCCCTGGATACGACGACGCAGGCGGGGATCCTCGACCTGCTCCGTCGGCTCAACCGCGAGCGCGGGCTCGCGGTGCTGTTGATCACCCACGACCTCGGCGTCGTCGCGGAGCTCTGTGATCGCGTCGTCGTGATGTACGCCGGCGAGGTGATGGAGACGGGGCCGACCGATCGCGTCCTCGCGGACCCGCGCCACCCCTACACCCGCGCGCTACTGTCGTGTCTGACCCAGACCGCCGAGCCCAAAACCCGCCTGCCGACGATCGAAGGGACGGTCCCCGAACGCCACGGCGAGACGAGCGGCTGTCCGTTCGCGCCCCGCTGCGAACACGCCACGGACCGCTGTCGACGCGGCGACGTTCCCGTCGTCGACCTCGGTGAGGGGCGAGCCGCCTGTGGCGAACCGATCGCGCTCGAGTCCGGTTCAACGATCGAACAGGAGCCGACGGAGATCGGCGCCGAGAGCGACCGACGCGATCGATCGACGGACGACGCCACCGCCCAACGCCCGCGGGTCGAACTCGAGACCGTCTCGAAGCGCTACGCACTCGACGACGGGCTCCTCGATCGCGTCCTCGGCGACACCCGAACCCTCGGCGCCGTCGAGGACGTCTCCCTCGAGATCGGCGCGGGCGAAGTCCTCGGGCTCGTCGGCGAGAGCGGCAGCGGCAAATCCACCCTTGCCGGCCTCGTTACCGGGCTCGAGGCGCCGACGGCGGGGACGGTCCGGTTCGACGGCGAGGCGGTCGGCCCCGCCGCCGATCGCGACCCGGAGACGCTCGCCGACGTCGGCGTCGTCTTCCAGAACCCCAGATCGAGCCTCAATCCGCGGCTCACGGCCGCCGAGGCGGTCGCCGAGCCGCTCCGGACCCACGGCTGGCCCGAGCGCGACCGGGCCGATCGCGTCGCGTCGCTGCTCGAGCGCGTCGGGCTGTCCGAGGACCACACAGAGAAGTATCCCCACGAACTCTCCGGCGGGCAGGTCCAGCGCGTCGCGATCGCCCGGGCGCTCGCGCTCGATCCCGACCTGCTCGTCCTCGACGAGCCCGTCTCGGCGCTCGACGCCTCCGTGCAGGCCAGGATCCTCAACCTCCTGCTGGAGCTTCGGGCCGACCTCGAGCTGACGTACCTGCTGATCTCCCACGATCTGGACGTGATCGAGCACGTCGCCGACCGCATCGCGGTGATGTACCTGGGAGAACTCGTCGAGGTCGGCTCCGCGGCGCAGCTGTTCGATCGTCCGAGCCACCCCTACACACGGGCGCTGCTTGACGCGATTCCGTCGCTCGACCCCACCGACGAGCCGTGCCCGACGCTCGGGGGGGAGATTCCGAGCCCGGCCGACCCGCCCGGGGGCTGTTCGTTCCACACCCGGTGTCCGGCGGCGGAACCCGAGTGTGAGCGCGACGAGCCGTCGGTCAGGGCGGTCGGCGACGCCCGTTCAAAATGTCACTTTGCAGAAGCGATCGCGGAGCAAAACGCGAACGCCGACGGCGACGCGGACGACGTCCCGGAAACGCCGAACCCGCGATGACCTAACAGTCGCTGGGACTCCGGTTTCGTCGGTCAGTCTCGAACTGAATCTCAGTCGCACAAACCGTTACGTAGAGAGAGGGCGAACCGAACGCAGGTTCTTCTTTGATCTCCTCCACGACTAAAGTCGTGGGCTTCCGGCCACCATCATATCAACCATCAGTGGTTTTAGCAGCGTCGTGGTGGAGACAGAGCACATCTCGGTCACGACCAACAGCCAACAAAAAGCCGTACTACGAGTCGTCGCTAGAGCTCCCGCTGGCGCCCCTTCGGCACCATCGAGCGCAACTCGCCGTGAACGTAGAGCCCGATCCCGATCGGCGCGAGCGCTCCCCCGATCTCGTGGGCGGCGATCAGGTACCCCCAGTCGCCGTCCCAGCGCTCGAGCTCCTGGTCCTCGCCCGCGGCGAACGCCCGTGCTTCGTCTCGCTCGAGTTCGATCACGCAGTCTTCGGCGTGACGGCCGAACCGCTGGACGAAGT
This genomic window from Natronococcus occultus SP4 contains:
- a CDS encoding ABC transporter ATP-binding protein; amino-acid sequence: MSELLSVENLHTQFDSYDGAVRAVDGATFTVDEGEIVGIVGESGCGKSVTARSIVGLEDPGEVVAGSIELAGTEVTTASERQLRRLRGETVSMAFQDPTETLNPVFDVGEQIAEALKVHDDDRQRLREYLHAPLFGNRSDWAAKRERAVELMEQVGIASPEDRVDAYPHELSGGMRQRAGLAIALASEPELLIADEPTTALDTTTQAGILDLLRRLNRERGLAVLLITHDLGVVAELCDRVVVMYAGEVMETGPTDRVLADPRHPYTRALLSCLTQTAEPKTRLPTIEGTVPERHGETSGCPFAPRCEHATDRCRRGDVPVVDLGEGRAACGEPIALESGSTIEQEPTEIGAESDRRDRSTDDATAQRPRVELETVSKRYALDDGLLDRVLGDTRTLGAVEDVSLEIGAGEVLGLVGESGSGKSTLAGLVTGLEAPTAGTVRFDGEAVGPAADRDPETLADVGVVFQNPRSSLNPRLTAAEAVAEPLRTHGWPERDRADRVASLLERVGLSEDHTEKYPHELSGGQVQRVAIARALALDPDLLVLDEPVSALDASVQARILNLLLELRADLELTYLLISHDLDVIEHVADRIAVMYLGELVEVGSAAQLFDRPSHPYTRALLDAIPSLDPTDEPCPTLGGEIPSPADPPGGCSFHTRCPAAEPECERDEPSVRAVGDARSKCHFAEAIAEQNANADGDADDVPETPNPR